Proteins co-encoded in one Rattus rattus isolate New Zealand chromosome 5, Rrattus_CSIRO_v1, whole genome shotgun sequence genomic window:
- the LOC116902080 gene encoding LOW QUALITY PROTEIN: cystatin-related protein 1-like (The sequence of the model RefSeq protein was modified relative to this genomic sequence to represent the inferred CDS: inserted 1 base in 1 codon): MCKTLRGTLLLLAIFVLFLNFSHATAKHTRGGMDIFKRNFIGKDKLKDVYDVFKYLYNTQTAETYLSNIKXFTMNIWGFGDFEVVKTKCRKIESDFYKCSFQGEFYTIKRTPEETIYYISLPGSVRCRKLLSKLANCPFEEQTEQLKREICYFVLYPDYIEQNIHAARFDCYAK; this comes from the exons ATGTGCAAAACCCTACGTGGCACACTGCTCCTACTGGCCATCTTTGTCCTGTTTCTGAATTTCAGCCATGCAACTGCAAAACATACCAGGGGAGGTATGgatatttttaagagaaacttCATAGGAAAAGACAAACTGAAGGATGTATATGATGTCTTCAAATATCTTTACAACACGCAAACTGCTGAAACATATCTCAGCAACATAA AATTCACCATGAACATATGG GGATTTGGTGACTTTGAAGTGGTTAAAACCAAATGTAGAAAGATTGAGTCTGACTTCTACAAATGTTCTTTCCAGGGGGAATTCTATACCATAAAG CGGACTCCTGAAGAAACAATATACTATATATCATTGCCTGGAAGCGTCAGATGCAGGAAGCTCCTATCTAAACTGGCCAACTGTCCCTTCGAAGAACAAACAGAACAGCTGAAG agagAAATATGTTACTTTGTACTGTATCCTGATTATATTGAGCAAAATATACATGCTGCAAGATTCGATTGTTATGCCAAATGA